tttgttttgtaaaaGAGAACATGTATTTTGGTGAAAGCATTAATCTTTCAGGCAAAGTGTAACGAGGAAGCATGCTTATATATAGCATTCAAAAATCTGAAAAAGGTCCCAGGTTGGCCTAACACAATGACCAAACCCTAGTGTACAACAATGAGAGGGAAAGGTAAAAACAAGCATACAATCTAAGAGCCAACGCCATCACACGAGCAAGCTCCGGATGAGGTCTGCCTGAGCGCCATCCGATGATTCCAGAAGCTCCGATAAACGGTCACTCAGGTCATCCACCTCCTTGTGCAAGTTCTTAATGTAGTTACAAGTCTCTTGCAGCACTCTTGAAGCCGAAACCTGccatattcatttatttttatcagtatagatagatagatagataggaAGAATTCGAGCTACACCAAGAGAACACGAGACCATATACAGCT
The Primulina huaijiensis isolate GDHJ02 unplaced genomic scaffold, ASM1229523v2 scaffold208144, whole genome shotgun sequence genome window above contains:
- the LOC140966864 gene encoding transcription factor PRE3-like is translated as MSGRRSRSRQSGVSRITEDQIADLVTKLQQLIPEIRSRRSDKVSASRVLQETCNYIKNLHKEVDDLSDRLSELLESSDGAQADLIRSLLV